The Methylomusa anaerophila genome has a segment encoding these proteins:
- a CDS encoding HDIG domain-containing metalloprotein, producing the protein MLNRVKQVVAALRAEINQDDRNFVACHLTEKEAALFWRMNLPDQRHSLNVAYSALELAQGNKSINSKVLLKAALLHDVGKVKGDVSTLDKIVTVILNKVVPEWTRAWGREGRGGRIANVRHAIYIYYHHPARGADMLAAQGVEGEVVYIVGKHHAAPAANDAPELRVLRTADNMH; encoded by the coding sequence ATGTTGAACCGGGTAAAACAGGTCGTTGCCGCTTTAAGAGCTGAAATTAACCAGGACGATAGGAATTTTGTCGCCTGCCATTTAACGGAAAAGGAAGCGGCATTGTTTTGGCGTATGAACCTGCCTGACCAGCGCCACTCGCTAAATGTTGCCTATAGCGCTTTAGAGCTTGCTCAGGGGAATAAGAGTATTAACAGTAAAGTTTTATTGAAAGCTGCCTTGCTGCATGATGTAGGCAAAGTTAAAGGCGATGTAAGCACTTTGGACAAAATTGTTACCGTTATTCTCAATAAGGTCGTACCTGAGTGGACCCGGGCTTGGGGGCGGGAAGGCCGGGGCGGAAGAATTGCCAATGTAAGGCATGCTATATATATTTACTATCATCATCCCGCTCGCGGCGCCGACATGCTTGCCGCACAAGGAGTTGAGGGGGAAGTGGTATATATAGTGGGCAAACATCATGCAGCTCCGGCGGCAAACGATGCGCCGGAGCTGCGAGTGCTGCGAACAGCCGATAATATGCACTAA
- a CDS encoding YdcF family protein: MLYIKFFYSTFLLPPGIFILIFLLYFIYLFRLDRRKATLGLLITFIFYLTATHLVGDYFIRSLEGRYSPSLAPNGDVIVMLGGGATMDTPNVNGTGNLSGSAANRLLTSAQLFHLLNVPIIVSGGKTFENTGTEAKIARHILLGLGVPEEKIIMEDQSRNTTENAMFTKTILNQYGFYRPILVTSAFHMERAVRQFAKFGVNVTPYPTDYQTNIRSNFEGYQLWPSCDAMLNFQLALKEYVGILASEWY, translated from the coding sequence TTGCTGTACATTAAATTTTTCTATAGTACATTTTTATTGCCGCCAGGGATCTTTATCCTTATTTTCCTGCTGTATTTCATTTATTTATTCCGGCTGGATAGAAGGAAGGCAACGTTGGGTTTGCTTATTACTTTTATTTTCTATCTTACGGCTACCCATCTGGTGGGAGATTATTTTATCCGTTCCCTGGAAGGACGATACAGCCCGTCGCTTGCCCCTAACGGGGATGTGATTGTTATGCTGGGCGGGGGTGCCACCATGGATACGCCAAACGTAAATGGAACCGGCAATTTATCGGGTTCTGCCGCCAACAGGCTGTTAACCTCTGCCCAGCTATTTCATCTGCTTAACGTCCCGATAATTGTTTCGGGCGGCAAAACGTTTGAAAACACCGGGACGGAAGCTAAGATAGCAAGGCATATATTACTCGGTCTTGGCGTTCCGGAAGAAAAAATAATAATGGAAGATCAGAGCCGAAATACAACAGAGAACGCCATGTTTACCAAGACAATTTTGAACCAGTACGGGTTTTACCGCCCTATTTTAGTCACATCCGCATTTCACATGGAGCGGGCAGTGAGGCAGTTTGCTAAATTTGGTGTGAACGTGACACCCTATCCAACTGACTACCAGACAAACATACGGAGTAATTTTGAAGGCTACCAGTTATGGCCATCTTGTGATGCAATGCTGAATTTTCAATTGGCTTTAAAGGAGTATGTGGGCATACTGGCTTCTGAATGGTACTAA
- the hisZ gene encoding ATP phosphoribosyltransferase regulatory subunit gives MNRDQYVPQIPYGTRDLLPREAKQKRTVENSLADLFTKWGYEEVITPTFEYLQTLSIGAGDEMLQHVFKFFDKNNRILVLRPDMTTPLARVAATRLKETPPPVRLFYLTNVFRHELAQAGRQCEFYQAGVELLGASDPAADAEVVALAVNAMLESGLANFQISLGQVEFINGIMAESGLEAEYRHKVKHCMVTRDLVGLGEILSQCGLSTGTQKLLQRIPLLHGRNDMLDQAYHLVQNDLSRQALDNLADIRRLLTGYGVDQYVNFDLGIIRDLDYYTGMVFEAYTPGLGFPLCGGGRYDKMVAAFGIECPATGFALGIERVLLALERQGININIKAKDVYIAWKQGLLSKAIATAQEQRGLGRIAELALGPQTRDQAEVAQRERGYRELIYIE, from the coding sequence ATGAACCGGGACCAATATGTACCGCAAATACCTTATGGAACACGTGACTTGCTGCCGCGTGAAGCTAAGCAGAAGCGAACGGTGGAGAACTCCTTGGCGGATTTATTTACAAAATGGGGCTATGAAGAGGTAATCACGCCTACTTTCGAGTATCTGCAAACTTTGTCTATCGGCGCTGGTGATGAAATGCTCCAGCATGTATTTAAATTCTTTGACAAAAATAATCGTATTCTGGTATTGCGGCCCGACATGACGACTCCTTTGGCCCGGGTAGCGGCTACCCGGCTTAAGGAAACTCCCCCGCCGGTTCGGCTGTTCTATTTGACCAATGTGTTTCGGCACGAGCTGGCGCAAGCCGGACGGCAGTGTGAATTTTATCAAGCCGGAGTCGAGCTGTTGGGTGCTTCTGACCCGGCGGCTGATGCGGAAGTGGTGGCATTAGCCGTGAACGCCATGTTAGAATCAGGTCTTGCTAATTTTCAAATCAGTTTGGGTCAGGTGGAATTTATTAACGGTATCATGGCTGAGAGCGGTCTTGAGGCTGAGTATCGGCATAAAGTTAAGCACTGCATGGTTACCCGCGATTTAGTAGGGTTAGGGGAAATTTTATCACAGTGTGGTTTAAGTACCGGTACCCAGAAGCTTTTGCAGCGGATTCCGCTACTTCATGGCCGGAATGATATGCTCGACCAGGCCTATCACTTGGTGCAAAATGACCTCAGCCGGCAGGCGCTGGATAATCTGGCTGACATCCGCAGACTGCTTACGGGTTACGGCGTGGATCAATACGTCAATTTTGATTTGGGAATCATTCGCGATTTGGATTACTATACCGGCATGGTATTTGAAGCATACACGCCGGGATTGGGCTTCCCGCTGTGCGGGGGCGGCAGATACGACAAAATGGTTGCTGCTTTTGGTATTGAATGTCCGGCTACGGGTTTTGCCCTTGGAATTGAACGAGTGTTGCTGGCTCTGGAGCGGCAAGGTATAAATATAAACATAAAAGCCAAGGATGTGTATATTGCCTGGAAGCAGGGACTGCTGTCGAAGGCTATTGCGACTGCGCAAGAACAACGTGGCTTGGGTCGAATAGCGGAATTGGCGCTGGGACCACAAACCAGAGACCAGGCAGAGGTGGCGCAGCGTGAACGGGGATATCGGGAATTAATTTATATCGAGTGA
- a CDS encoding DUF456 domain-containing protein, whose translation MEYNLVIINLLTIGVLLMGLILTAIGLPGNVVIFVTALTYGYFEGFSHITYSVLLLILAAFLAGEAIEFVAGSLGAKKGNASRRAVWAAFLGGIAGGIIGTGMAPGIGSLLGAVAGAFASGFAAELSKTGDITKAGQVAKSIVIGQVLGIIAKLAIAFGMVILLISKLVWTG comes from the coding sequence ATGGAATATAACTTAGTTATTATAAACCTTCTGACCATCGGGGTTTTATTGATGGGTTTAATCCTGACTGCGATCGGGTTACCCGGAAATGTGGTAATTTTTGTTACAGCCCTCACTTATGGCTACTTTGAAGGTTTTTCCCATATAACGTATTCGGTTTTGCTTCTAATTCTGGCTGCTTTTTTAGCTGGTGAGGCTATTGAGTTTGTGGCCGGCTCCCTGGGAGCCAAAAAAGGAAACGCATCCCGGCGGGCTGTTTGGGCAGCATTTTTGGGTGGAATAGCAGGCGGCATAATCGGTACCGGCATGGCGCCCGGGATTGGTTCTTTGCTTGGGGCTGTGGCGGGAGCTTTCGCTAGCGGTTTCGCGGCTGAACTTAGTAAAACCGGTGACATAACCAAGGCTGGACAGGTGGCAAAAAGTATAGTTATTGGGCAGGTATTAGGCATTATTGCTAAACTGGCCATAGCCTTTGGTATGGTTATCTTGCTCATCTCTAAGCTGGTTTGGACCGGTTAG
- the purD gene encoding phosphoribosylamine--glycine ligase codes for MNILVIGGGGREHALAWKLSQSPRVKKLYCAPGNPGIASLAECVAINVTDNKSLGSFAKEHNIDLTVVGPELPLTNGIVDYFNELGLKIFGPNQMAAQIEGSKAFAKELMHKYGIPTAKSEVFTDANAAIRYIQEQGAPIVVKADGLAAGKGVVVAMTVEEATAAVEMIMLDKFFGNAGAQVVVEEYLRGEEASVLAFTDGITVKPMVAAQDHKRVFDGDQGPNTGGMGAYAPAPVVTPTLEKRVVTEILQPVIKAMQEEGRPYTGCLYAGLMITDTGPKVIEFNARFGDPETQVVLPLVASDLVDIMEACIEQRLKGIEVEWSNQAAVCIVLAAGGYPGEYRKGDTIHGISQAEEKGALVFHAGTAFNADEVVTNGGRVLGVTATGFSIELAIKKAYEAAGKIHFRDMHFRNDIACRALNRV; via the coding sequence TTGAATATATTGGTGATAGGAGGAGGCGGGCGTGAGCACGCTTTGGCGTGGAAACTGTCACAGAGTCCACGCGTGAAGAAATTATATTGCGCGCCGGGGAATCCTGGGATAGCTTCCTTAGCTGAATGCGTAGCCATTAATGTTACTGATAATAAATCCTTGGGCAGCTTTGCTAAGGAACATAATATAGATTTGACGGTAGTTGGTCCTGAATTGCCTCTTACCAACGGCATTGTTGATTATTTCAACGAATTGGGCCTCAAGATATTTGGACCCAATCAGATGGCTGCCCAAATTGAAGGCTCCAAAGCTTTTGCCAAAGAACTTATGCATAAATACGGAATACCTACAGCCAAGTCAGAGGTATTTACTGATGCTAATGCCGCCATTCGGTATATCCAAGAACAAGGTGCGCCAATTGTGGTGAAAGCGGATGGTTTAGCAGCAGGAAAAGGCGTGGTTGTGGCTATGACCGTGGAAGAAGCAACAGCCGCCGTAGAGATGATAATGCTGGATAAGTTTTTCGGCAATGCCGGAGCACAGGTGGTAGTCGAAGAATATCTCAGGGGGGAAGAAGCGTCTGTTTTAGCTTTTACCGACGGAATTACTGTTAAGCCAATGGTAGCTGCTCAGGATCATAAGCGCGTGTTTGACGGCGACCAGGGGCCAAATACGGGCGGAATGGGGGCTTATGCCCCTGCGCCGGTAGTTACCCCGACTTTAGAGAAGAGAGTAGTTACGGAAATTCTCCAGCCGGTAATTAAGGCGATGCAGGAAGAAGGACGGCCCTATACCGGCTGTCTTTATGCAGGACTCATGATTACGGACACGGGACCAAAAGTGATAGAATTCAACGCTCGTTTTGGCGACCCGGAAACCCAGGTCGTATTGCCGCTGGTAGCTTCTGATCTGGTTGATATTATGGAAGCTTGCATAGAACAAAGGTTAAAGGGTATTGAAGTGGAGTGGTCGAATCAGGCGGCCGTTTGCATTGTTTTGGCAGCTGGCGGGTATCCTGGTGAATATAGAAAAGGTGACACTATACATGGTATTAGTCAGGCTGAGGAAAAAGGGGCATTGGTATTCCATGCCGGTACTGCGTTCAACGCAGATGAAGTAGTGACAAACGGCGGACGGGTACTTGGCGTCACCGCAACCGGCTTCAGTATTGAACTGGCTATTAAGAAAGCATATGAGGCGGCAGGGAAGATTCATTTCCGTGACATGCACTTCCGGAACGACATTGCCTGCCGGGCGCTAAACCGGGTCTGA
- the thiE gene encoding thiamine phosphate synthase yields MKNFHLENLIAADIYGITAADYSLGRTNVEIVDLLIAAGIKIIQYREKKKQARAKYEECLIIREKTRAAGVTFIVNDHIDLAILVEADGVHIGQDDLPPQAVRKLVGENMLIGLSTHSPGQAAAAVRLGAVDYIGVGPIYTPGIKKEDVCAPVGLEYLDYVAGNINLPFVAIGGIKEHNIRLVKNHGARTIALVSEIVGAENIGAKVAALRQEMNR; encoded by the coding sequence ATGAAAAACTTTCATCTGGAGAATCTGATAGCTGCCGACATTTACGGCATAACGGCGGCAGACTATTCATTAGGGCGCACCAATGTGGAAATTGTCGACTTGCTAATCGCTGCCGGAATCAAAATTATTCAATACCGGGAAAAAAAGAAGCAAGCGCGGGCGAAATATGAAGAGTGCCTTATTATCCGGGAAAAGACCCGGGCTGCAGGTGTAACCTTTATTGTAAATGATCACATTGATTTGGCCATTCTGGTAGAAGCTGACGGTGTGCATATCGGTCAGGATGATCTGCCGCCGCAAGCAGTTCGCAAGCTGGTGGGCGAGAATATGCTTATTGGTCTTTCCACCCACTCGCCTGGCCAGGCTGCTGCTGCTGTTCGTCTAGGTGCGGTTGATTATATTGGCGTTGGTCCTATTTATACGCCGGGCATAAAAAAAGAGGATGTTTGCGCGCCCGTCGGGCTGGAGTATTTGGATTATGTGGCAGGCAATATAAACCTGCCGTTTGTTGCCATCGGCGGAATCAAAGAGCATAACATCAGATTGGTCAAAAACCATGGGGCGCGTACCATTGCCTTGGTCAGCGAAATCGTGGGCGCTGAGAATATTGGCGCTAAGGTTGCCGCGCTAAGGCAGGAAATGAACAGGTAA
- a CDS encoding TraR/DksA C4-type zinc finger protein codes for MQYTQHLPPAVLQRFKNALIKEKDRLTQVISRLEETGIGDTMSDSVGELSMYDNHPADLGDVVFERSKDVALRDNEHILLEQVEAALDRIHAGSYGICEKCGRKIDIERLEALPWAVRCIECQKDRNVIDATPRPLEEGVLAPPFHRTFLDTADINFVGFDGEDALQAVLKWGSSDSPQDIPGSYNYKAAWPNSNEHQGIVDLADAIPSNAANTRNPTDKRYKETNNN; via the coding sequence GTGCAATATACTCAACACCTTCCACCGGCTGTCCTTCAGCGATTTAAAAACGCGCTAATAAAAGAAAAAGACCGGCTAACACAGGTAATTAGCCGTCTTGAAGAAACAGGTATTGGCGATACTATGTCAGATTCCGTGGGCGAGCTTTCCATGTACGACAACCATCCTGCTGATCTGGGAGATGTTGTGTTTGAGCGGAGTAAGGACGTGGCGCTTCGGGATAATGAACATATACTTCTCGAACAGGTGGAAGCAGCCCTGGACCGGATACACGCCGGGTCCTACGGTATTTGTGAAAAATGCGGCAGGAAAATTGATATTGAGCGCCTGGAAGCATTGCCCTGGGCTGTGCGCTGCATTGAATGCCAGAAGGACAGGAATGTTATCGATGCCACACCCCGTCCCTTAGAAGAAGGAGTGTTGGCTCCTCCGTTTCATCGGACATTCTTGGATACCGCAGATATTAATTTTGTAGGATTCGATGGTGAAGATGCCTTACAGGCGGTACTAAAATGGGGCAGTTCAGACTCGCCGCAGGATATTCCCGGCTCCTATAATTATAAGGCTGCCTGGCCAAATAGCAATGAACATCAGGGAATAGTTGATTTAGCAGATGCAATCCCCAGCAACGCCGCAAATACTCGAAATCCTACGGATAAGCGGTATAAGGAAACTAACAATAATTAG
- a CDS encoding YerC/YecD family TrpR-related protein, protein MPVNPKLKDDLTDRLFQAILSLQTEEECYQFFEDVCTISELKAMAQRLEVARMLKAGHTYDEIVDRTGASTATVSRVKRCLYYGADGYKQVLLRLEEENKRMESL, encoded by the coding sequence GTGCCGGTAAACCCTAAGCTTAAAGATGACTTAACCGACCGGTTATTTCAGGCCATATTGTCTTTACAGACTGAGGAAGAGTGCTACCAGTTTTTTGAAGATGTCTGTACAATTAGCGAATTAAAAGCTATGGCTCAGCGGCTGGAAGTAGCCAGAATGTTGAAGGCGGGCCACACATACGATGAAATAGTAGATCGGACAGGGGCCAGCACTGCGACCGTCAGCAGGGTGAAACGCTGTTTATATTATGGCGCGGATGGTTACAAACAGGTTTTACTTCGCCTTGAGGAAGAAAACAAGAGAATGGAGAGTTTATAG
- a CDS encoding spore germination protein: MKNEHNEYMDMKINKDIDANINYLKELVGVGESFDIIFREYKVGRRRAASFSINGMTNDVLLTNVFQNMILFNQDDLSINTLQKLFYSHATHSQVKLVDNMHDAVISMLSGELIFFVDNEEQVIVFDARAYPVRAPEESNIEKVTRGSRDSFVETLPFSTSLIRRRLRDPNLRFEIVKVGTRSQTDVAVAYIKDIVNPDLIKIIKERLNSIVIDGVPMAEKAIEEFVLRGSKWNPLPKVRYTERPDVVAVHLLEGHVCLIVDTTPDAMILPTTFWHHVQHVEEYHQNPLIGSYLRLVRLFGILMSLLLPPVWLAMSLQQHLLPESLAFLGPRDPGIIPLGVQFILADIGVELVRMATVHVPSAQSTALGFIGAFMLGEFATKVGLFGNEVIFYTAVAAVGGFATPSVELSMTMRFFRIGLLLLVMFFKLPGLFIGIIAIFLIMLGTKSLNFPYLWPLFPFNYQAMKDVIFRLPIPKKVLRPAMLKPQDKDRQEK; this comes from the coding sequence ATGAAAAACGAGCATAACGAGTATATGGATATGAAAATTAATAAGGACATTGATGCAAACATCAACTATTTAAAAGAACTTGTCGGGGTCGGCGAAAGTTTTGACATTATTTTTCGCGAATATAAAGTCGGCCGCAGACGGGCGGCGTCTTTCTCTATCAATGGTATGACCAATGATGTTCTCCTTACCAATGTCTTTCAAAATATGATACTTTTTAATCAGGACGATTTATCGATTAATACGCTGCAAAAGCTGTTTTACTCGCACGCCACGCATTCGCAGGTAAAACTGGTTGATAATATGCATGACGCTGTCATCAGTATGTTATCCGGCGAACTTATATTTTTTGTCGACAACGAGGAACAGGTAATTGTTTTCGATGCCAGGGCATATCCCGTACGCGCCCCGGAAGAATCAAATATTGAGAAGGTAACAAGAGGATCCAGGGACTCCTTTGTTGAGACTTTGCCGTTTAGTACAAGCTTGATCCGGCGGCGGTTACGCGACCCGAATCTACGGTTTGAAATCGTTAAAGTGGGTACCAGATCACAGACAGACGTCGCTGTTGCTTATATAAAGGATATAGTCAACCCGGATTTAATCAAAATCATTAAGGAACGCCTTAACAGTATTGTAATTGATGGTGTCCCAATGGCGGAAAAAGCCATTGAAGAATTCGTTCTTCGCGGCAGTAAATGGAATCCGCTTCCCAAAGTGCGGTACACTGAGCGGCCGGATGTAGTTGCGGTTCACCTTTTAGAGGGGCATGTCTGCCTCATTGTTGATACAACGCCTGATGCTATGATATTGCCTACTACCTTCTGGCATCATGTGCAGCATGTGGAAGAGTATCATCAAAACCCCCTGATCGGCTCCTATCTGCGTTTGGTGCGGCTATTTGGCATACTCATGTCTCTGCTGTTGCCGCCGGTGTGGCTTGCCATGAGTTTGCAGCAGCATCTTTTGCCGGAATCTCTCGCTTTTTTGGGCCCGCGTGATCCGGGGATTATTCCGCTGGGAGTGCAGTTTATTCTCGCGGATATCGGCGTTGAACTGGTTCGTATGGCTACTGTTCATGTTCCGTCGGCGCAATCAACCGCTTTAGGATTCATCGGCGCTTTTATGCTGGGAGAATTTGCGACCAAAGTCGGGCTGTTCGGCAATGAGGTCATTTTTTATACGGCTGTTGCGGCGGTAGGAGGATTTGCAACACCGAGTGTAGAGCTTTCCATGACTATGCGCTTTTTCAGAATCGGCCTGCTCCTCCTCGTAATGTTTTTCAAATTGCCTGGTCTGTTCATTGGGATCATTGCGATCTTTCTGATAATGTTAGGGACTAAATCTTTAAATTTTCCCTATCTTTGGCCGTTATTCCCCTTTAATTACCAGGCAATGAAAGATGTCATTTTCCGGCTGCCGATACCGAAGAAAGTCCTCCGTCCGGCCATGCTCAAGCCCCAGGACAAGGACCGGCAGGAGAAGTGA
- a CDS encoding TetR/AcrR family transcriptional regulator, translating into MNNSQEHGQVDDGRGKRQQILDAAYTVFSRKGYHRATVDEIIALADTGKGTVYNYFVNKEQLFYTLIKECSAKFEADLAAIAALDELPLDKVGKAIKVFLEFYVANADLWRVLMYEMRGVGTEGKSAFTLVQREKYKERFTHTIEMLEKILQEGIDQKVIRPCDVTKAAHGLFSVILMMVFQGFVGQNDESIEKVSRNIADIFLYGVAQTNNN; encoded by the coding sequence ATGAACAACAGCCAGGAACACGGACAGGTGGATGATGGTCGCGGCAAGCGGCAGCAGATACTTGATGCTGCTTATACTGTTTTTTCCCGCAAGGGCTACCATCGCGCTACGGTAGATGAAATTATTGCCCTTGCCGATACCGGCAAGGGGACAGTATATAATTATTTTGTTAACAAAGAGCAATTGTTTTACACATTGATTAAAGAGTGCAGCGCAAAATTCGAGGCAGACCTGGCAGCAATTGCTGCGCTGGATGAACTGCCATTAGACAAAGTCGGGAAGGCTATTAAAGTGTTTCTGGAATTTTATGTGGCCAATGCTGACTTGTGGCGAGTTTTGATGTATGAAATGCGCGGTGTGGGAACTGAAGGAAAATCAGCTTTCACCCTGGTTCAACGGGAAAAATATAAAGAGCGTTTTACCCATACTATCGAAATGCTGGAGAAAATATTGCAAGAAGGTATTGACCAGAAAGTCATCCGGCCTTGTGATGTGACCAAAGCTGCGCACGGGTTGTTCAGCGTTATCCTCATGATGGTCTTTCAGGGATTTGTGGGCCAGAACGATGAGAGTATTGAAAAAGTGTCGCGCAATATTGCGGATATTTTCTTATATGGTGTTGCGCAGACCAATAATAATTAG
- a CDS encoding glutamine--tRNA ligase/YqeY domain fusion protein: MPANFIENIINEDLKTGKYVGRVHTRFPPEPNGYLHIGHAKSICLNFGLALKYGGLCNLRFDDTNPSKEDTEYVDSIQEDVKWLGFSWDDRMFYASDYFEQLYEYAVQLIKSGKAYVCDLSAEQIREYRGTLTEPGKESPYRNRGVEENLDLFERMRAGEFPDGSRVLRAKIDMASPNLNMRDPVLYRIMRASHHRTGDKWLIYPMYDYAHPVSDSIEGVTHSICTLEFEDHRPLYDWALEALGIYQCRQIEFARLNLTNTIMSKRYLRQLVEEGYVSSWDDPRMPTISGLRRRGYTPEAIRDFCDRIGVAKSNSTVDIALLEHCIREDLNTKASRVMAVLRPLKVVIVNYPEDRVEELIAENNPENPDMGSRAMPFSREIYIEQEDFNENPPKKYFRLTPGGEVRLKHAYIIKCEQVVKDEKTGEVLEVHCTYDPATKSGSGTSNRKVKGTIHWVSAAHAVKAEARLYDYLMISGDRTEEEAGETDDFKSRLNPDSLHTLSCFVEPSLKIAKPGSRYQFLRHGYFCMDIVDSTNEIPVFNRIVSLKDSWTKTVAAQTKS, from the coding sequence ATGCCGGCCAATTTTATTGAGAATATTATTAACGAGGATCTTAAGACCGGCAAATATGTCGGTCGCGTACATACGCGCTTTCCTCCTGAACCAAACGGATATTTACATATTGGACATGCAAAATCCATTTGTCTGAACTTTGGGTTGGCTTTGAAATATGGCGGCCTATGCAACTTGCGCTTTGATGATACCAACCCGAGCAAGGAAGACACCGAGTACGTTGACTCCATTCAGGAAGATGTCAAATGGCTGGGATTTTCCTGGGATGACCGCATGTTTTACGCTTCGGATTACTTTGAGCAATTGTATGAATATGCTGTCCAACTAATCAAGTCGGGGAAAGCATACGTATGCGACTTAAGCGCTGAGCAGATACGGGAGTATCGCGGCACCCTGACAGAGCCGGGAAAAGAAAGTCCCTATCGCAACCGTGGGGTGGAAGAAAATTTGGATTTGTTTGAACGGATGCGCGCCGGCGAGTTTCCAGACGGCTCCCGCGTATTGCGGGCTAAAATTGACATGGCTTCTCCTAATTTAAACATGCGGGACCCGGTATTATATCGCATCATGCGGGCTTCGCACCACCGGACCGGGGACAAATGGCTGATTTATCCCATGTACGATTATGCCCACCCGGTATCGGATTCCATTGAAGGTGTAACCCATTCCATTTGTACGCTGGAGTTCGAGGATCATCGTCCGCTATATGACTGGGCCCTTGAAGCCCTCGGCATCTACCAGTGCCGGCAAATTGAGTTTGCTCGCCTCAACCTGACTAACACCATTATGAGCAAGCGCTATCTCCGTCAATTGGTGGAGGAGGGATACGTAAGCAGCTGGGATGACCCGCGAATGCCGACCATATCCGGTCTTAGACGGCGTGGCTATACCCCTGAAGCCATCCGGGATTTTTGCGACCGCATCGGAGTTGCTAAAAGTAACAGTACTGTCGATATCGCCCTCTTGGAGCATTGTATTCGCGAAGACTTAAATACAAAAGCCTCACGCGTTATGGCTGTACTGCGGCCGTTAAAGGTAGTTATCGTAAACTATCCGGAGGACCGGGTTGAAGAACTGATTGCCGAGAACAATCCGGAAAATCCGGATATGGGATCCAGGGCAATGCCTTTCTCCCGCGAAATATACATTGAACAAGAGGACTTCAATGAGAATCCGCCGAAAAAATATTTTCGTCTGACTCCCGGTGGCGAAGTACGGCTTAAGCATGCTTATATTATCAAATGTGAGCAAGTGGTCAAAGATGAGAAAACCGGTGAAGTTCTTGAAGTTCACTGTACCTACGATCCCGCAACCAAAAGTGGCAGCGGAACCAGTAACCGGAAGGTCAAAGGCACTATTCATTGGGTATCAGCCGCTCATGCCGTTAAAGCTGAGGCCCGCCTTTATGATTATTTAATGATAAGCGGAGACCGGACGGAAGAAGAGGCCGGGGAGACTGACGACTTTAAGTCCAGGCTAAATCCGGATTCTTTGCATACTTTGAGTTGTTTTGTTGAACCTAGCCTTAAGATTGCAAAACCGGGCAGCCGCTATCAATTTTTGCGTCATGGTTATTTCTGCATGGATATAGTGGATTCTACCAATGAGATCCCTGTTTTTAACCGGATTGTATCCTTAAAAGACTCTTGGACTAAGACGGTGGCAGCACAAACAAAATCTTAA